One part of the Clarias gariepinus isolate MV-2021 ecotype Netherlands chromosome 24, CGAR_prim_01v2, whole genome shotgun sequence genome encodes these proteins:
- the gtf2ird1 gene encoding general transcription factor II-I repeat domain-containing protein 1 isoform X4 has product MAQLRKPGCDGMRLNSRAELRGPQTSARHEILTSLVSALDSVCTAMSKLNAEVACVTVHEDSVIAVGTEKGRIFLNSRKEIQTDFHKFCRVSCLQALNSISSHAKVPDTESSRTGKDGLPPAKQQRALTDAHSNIFVLRKMVEEVFSVLYSEAVGKSSLVPVPYEWIQKEPGAVLVHGLPDGVTLRRPADYDTKTLMKILEQSNRIRFIVKRVPDEAQRDGKSCPETNHHPSPAVKSASNHTPVKTPAQEVPASSSMLSSFLYGMPVPSQTHPDAKGDPKPSVLHTLVKERQAAWAPVDEKATPPKEATDNGERIALAGDVVQSPPSIHISKRLLFSIVHEKSEKWDAFIRETEDINTLRECVQILFNSRYAEALGLDHMVPVPYRKIACDPEAVEIIGIPDKIPFKRPCTYGVPKLKRILEERHGVRFVVRRMFDERIFTAAGKVAKEEGKQDGSSPEDGFPEGLRVPSSALELVSNTHSSRSTSSCVSPLADCEAENVFLGPSGDCVPLKKVKTEPPDGEIIQVTVPENTAAPEEPNEPQVELVTPDLRRPLEPLAVEELVQKSASQGLKRVVEEDIGEMILQLRKQVESLFSTKYAEALGLPEPVKVPYSKFQMYPEDLYVTGLPEGITFRRPNCFGAAKLRKILSSSNQIQFFINRPDLLTETQLKHEPPSQAICDPECDPKDSLLEDPGPAAKRPGFLDSLEAKLSRIDLANTLREQVQDLFNRKYGEALGIKYPVQVPYKRIKSNPGSVIIEGLPPGIPFRKPCTFGSQNLERILAVADKISFTIMRPFQGLIPKPAPRRITLLKKAYSSISAEEEDINRMGEKVILREQVKELFNKKYGEALGLDRPVVVPYKLIRASPDSLEVCGLPEDILFRNPNTYDIIRLEKILEARDDITINIKTPLQPFVQLCPQTSSSESNEVAVNRRKRKRVLDSSRSVPAPGADPANSTNQIPVMQWPMYMVDYSGVNVQVPGKVKY; this is encoded by the exons ATGGCGCAGCTGCGGAAGCCGGGCTGTGACGGGATGAGACTGAACTCTCGTGCCGAGCTCCGCGGGCCACAGACATCTGCCAGACACGAAATCCTCACCAGCTTAGTGTCGGCGCTGGACTCTGTG TGCACCGCTATGTCCAAGCTGAACGCGGAGGTGGCCTGCGTCACCGTGCACGAGGATAGTGTGATCGCTGTAGGAACAGAAAAAGGGAGAATTTTCCTCAATTCCAGGAAAGAAATCCAGACAGACTTTCACAAATTCTGCA GGGTCTCCTGTCTGCAGGCATTAAATTCAATCAGCTCCCACGCCAAAGTTCCAGATACAGAAAGCAGCCGGACTGGTAAAGATGGTTTACCACCAGCTAAACAGCAGCGAGCCTTAACAGACGCTCACTCCAATATCTTTGTCCTGAGGAAGATGGTGGAAGAAGTCTTCAGCGTACTTTATA GTGAGGCTGTAGGGAAGAGCAGCCTGGTCCCCGTGCCTTATGAGTGGATTCAGAAAGAGCCTGGTGCTGTGCTCGTTCACGGCCTCCCCGATGGTGTGACCCTTAGAAGACCTGCTGATTACGACACCAAGACCTTAATGAAGATCCTGGAGCAGAGCAACCGCATTCGCTTTATCGTCAAACG AGTGCCAGACGAGGCCCAGCGCGATGGTAAATCCTGTCCGGAAACCAATCACCACCCCTCTCCTGCTGTTAAGAGTGCCAGCAACCACACGCCTGTTAAAACCCCCGCACAGGAAGTGCCTGCTAGCAGCTCCATGCTCTCCAGCTTCCTGTATGGAATGCCTGTGCCTTCCCAGACACACCCAGATGCTAAGGGCGATCCGAAGCCCTCGGTGCTGCACACCCTCGTCAAGGAACGGCAAGCAGCCTGGGCACCAGTCGACGAGAAGGCCACTCCACCCAAAGAGGCCACTGACAATG GTGAGCGGATAGCACTTGCAGGAGATGTCGTTCAGAGCCCTCCCAGCATCCACATCTCCAAACGCCTACTCTTTTCCATAGTGCATGAGAAATCAG AAAAATGGGACGCCTtcatcagagagacagaggacaTCAACACACTACGGGAGTGCGTGCAGATCCTGTTTAATAGTCGCTACG CTGAAGCGTTGGGTTTGGATCACATGGTCCCTGTGCCGTACCGGAAGATCGCCTGCGATCCGGAAGCGGTCGAGATCATCGGAATACCAGACAAGATTCCCTTTAAGAGACCTTGCACTTACGGAGTGCCTAAACTCAAACGAATCTTGGAAGAGAGACACGGCGTCCGTTTTGTCGTGAGACG GATGTTTGATGAGCGAATCTTCACTG CTGCAGGGAAAGTTGCTAAGGAGGAAGGCAAGCAGGATGGCTCCTCCCCTGAAGACGGCTTCCCAGAAGGGCTTAGGGTGCCGAGCTCCGCCCTCGAGCTGGTCAGCAACACCCACAGCAGCAG ATCCACCAGTTCCTGTGTCAGTCCCTTGGCAGACTGTGAAGCAG aaaatgtgtttttagggCCTTCGGGAGACTGCGTACCTTTAAAAAAGGTCAAAACAGAGCCACCAGATGGAGAAATCATTCAGGTCACTGTACCAG AGAACACCGCAGCACCGGAGGAGCCAAACGAGCCTCAGGTTGAACTTGTGACCCCTGATCTCCGGCGCCCCCTGGAGCCTCTAGCAG TCGAAGAGCTGGTGCAGAAGTCAGCGTCGCAAGGTCTCAAAAGAGTTGTTGAAG AAGACATCGGAGAGATGATTCTCCAGCTGCGAAAGCAAGTGGAGAGCCTCTTCAGCACGAAATACG CGGAGGCTCTGGGCCTGCCCGAACCCGTGAAGGTACCCTACTCAAAGTTCCAGATGTATCCCGAGGACCTGTACGTCACAGGACTACCGGAAGGGATCACGTTCCGGAGACCGAACTGCTTCGGAGCAGCCAAACTTCGGAAGATTCTCAGTTCTAGTAACCAGATCCAGTTTTTTATCAATAG GCCAGATTTGCTAACTGAAACTCAACTGAAACATGAACCTCCATCGCAGGCGATTTGTGATCCAG AATGCGATCCTAAAGACAGCCTGTTGGAAGACCCTGGACCCGCCGCCAAGAGACCGGGATTCTTAG ACAGCTTAGAGGCCAAACTGTCTCGCATCGACTTGGCCAACACACTAAGGGAGCAGGTCCAGGATCTGTTCAACAGGAAGTACGGCGAAGCACTGGGCATCAAGTATCCCGTGCAAGTGCCTTACAAGAGGATCAAGAGCAACCCTGGCTCGGTGATAATCGAGGGCCTGCCTCCGGGAATCCCCTTCAGGAAACCCTGCACGTTCGGCTCGCAGAACCTCGAGAGGATACTGGCGGTGGCTGACAAGATCTCCTTTACCATTATGAG GCCTTTCCAAGGACTTATTCCCAAACCAG CACCAAGAAGAATCACTTTATTGAAGAAGGCGTACTCGTCAATAAGTG CAGAAGAGGAAGACATCAATCGCATGGGTGAAAAAGTTATATTGAGAGAACAAGTGAAGGAGCTGTTCAATAAGAAATACG gAGAAGCTCTAGGTCTGGACCGACCTGTCGTCGTCCCTTACAAGTTGATCCGAGCCAGTCCCGACTCCCTGGAGGTGTGCGGACTTCCAGAAGATATTCTTTTTAGAAACCCTAACACCTACGACATCATTCGATTGGAGAAGATTCTTGAGGCTAGAGATGACATAACTATCAATATCAAAACACCTTTACA gcCTTTTGTACAGCTTTGTCCACAGACTTCAAGTTCAG AATCAAATGAAGTCGCAGTGAATCGTCGCAAACGAAAACGAGTACTGGATAGCAGTCGAAGTGTCCCAGCTCCAGGAGCGGACCCTGCCAATTCAACCAACCAGATTCCAGTAATG CAATGGCCCATGTACATGGTGGACTACAGCGGAGTCAACGTGCAAGTTCCAGGCAAGGTTAAATACTAA
- the gtf2ird1 gene encoding general transcription factor II-I repeat domain-containing protein 1 isoform X7, which translates to MAQLRKPGCDGMRLNSRAELRGPQTSARHEILTSLVSALDSVCTAMSKLNAEVACVTVHEDSVIAVGTEKGRIFLNSRKEIQTDFHKFCRVSCLQALNSISSHAKVPDTESSRTGKDGLPPAKQQRALTDAHSNIFVLRKMVEEVFSVLYSEAVGKSSLVPVPYEWIQKEPGAVLVHGLPDGVTLRRPADYDTKTLMKILEQSNRIRFIVKRVPDEAQRDGKSCPETNHHPSPAVKSASNHTPVKTPAQEVPASSSMLSSFLYGMPVPSQTHPDAKGDPKPSVLHTLVKERQAAWAPVDEKATPPKEATDNGERIALAGDVVQSPPSIHISKRLLFSIVHEKSEKWDAFIRETEDINTLRECVQILFNSRYAEALGLDHMVPVPYRKIACDPEAVEIIGIPDKIPFKRPCTYGVPKLKRILEERHGVRFVVRRMFDERIFTAAGKVAKEEGKQDGSSPEDGFPEGLRVPSSALELVSNTHSSRSTSSCVSPLADCEAGPSGDCVPLKKVKTEPPDGEIIQVTVPENTAAPEEPNEPQVELVTPDLRRPLEPLAVEELVQKSASQGLKRVVEEDIGEMILQLRKQVESLFSTKYAEALGLPEPVKVPYSKFQMYPEDLYVTGLPEGITFRRPNCFGAAKLRKILSSSNQIQFFINRPDLLTETQLKHEPPSQAICDPAECDPKDSLLEDPGPAAKRPGFLDSLEAKLSRIDLANTLREQVQDLFNRKYGEALGIKYPVQVPYKRIKSNPGSVIIEGLPPGIPFRKPCTFGSQNLERILAVADKISFTIMRPFQGLIPKPAPRRITLLKKAYSSISEEEDINRMGEKVILREQVKELFNKKYGEALGLDRPVVVPYKLIRASPDSLEVCGLPEDILFRNPNTYDIIRLEKILEARDDITINIKTPLQPFVQLCPQTSSSESNEVAVNRRKRKRVLDSSRSVPAPGADPANSTNQIPVMQWPMYMVDYSGVNVQVPGKVKY; encoded by the exons ATGGCGCAGCTGCGGAAGCCGGGCTGTGACGGGATGAGACTGAACTCTCGTGCCGAGCTCCGCGGGCCACAGACATCTGCCAGACACGAAATCCTCACCAGCTTAGTGTCGGCGCTGGACTCTGTG TGCACCGCTATGTCCAAGCTGAACGCGGAGGTGGCCTGCGTCACCGTGCACGAGGATAGTGTGATCGCTGTAGGAACAGAAAAAGGGAGAATTTTCCTCAATTCCAGGAAAGAAATCCAGACAGACTTTCACAAATTCTGCA GGGTCTCCTGTCTGCAGGCATTAAATTCAATCAGCTCCCACGCCAAAGTTCCAGATACAGAAAGCAGCCGGACTGGTAAAGATGGTTTACCACCAGCTAAACAGCAGCGAGCCTTAACAGACGCTCACTCCAATATCTTTGTCCTGAGGAAGATGGTGGAAGAAGTCTTCAGCGTACTTTATA GTGAGGCTGTAGGGAAGAGCAGCCTGGTCCCCGTGCCTTATGAGTGGATTCAGAAAGAGCCTGGTGCTGTGCTCGTTCACGGCCTCCCCGATGGTGTGACCCTTAGAAGACCTGCTGATTACGACACCAAGACCTTAATGAAGATCCTGGAGCAGAGCAACCGCATTCGCTTTATCGTCAAACG AGTGCCAGACGAGGCCCAGCGCGATGGTAAATCCTGTCCGGAAACCAATCACCACCCCTCTCCTGCTGTTAAGAGTGCCAGCAACCACACGCCTGTTAAAACCCCCGCACAGGAAGTGCCTGCTAGCAGCTCCATGCTCTCCAGCTTCCTGTATGGAATGCCTGTGCCTTCCCAGACACACCCAGATGCTAAGGGCGATCCGAAGCCCTCGGTGCTGCACACCCTCGTCAAGGAACGGCAAGCAGCCTGGGCACCAGTCGACGAGAAGGCCACTCCACCCAAAGAGGCCACTGACAATG GTGAGCGGATAGCACTTGCAGGAGATGTCGTTCAGAGCCCTCCCAGCATCCACATCTCCAAACGCCTACTCTTTTCCATAGTGCATGAGAAATCAG AAAAATGGGACGCCTtcatcagagagacagaggacaTCAACACACTACGGGAGTGCGTGCAGATCCTGTTTAATAGTCGCTACG CTGAAGCGTTGGGTTTGGATCACATGGTCCCTGTGCCGTACCGGAAGATCGCCTGCGATCCGGAAGCGGTCGAGATCATCGGAATACCAGACAAGATTCCCTTTAAGAGACCTTGCACTTACGGAGTGCCTAAACTCAAACGAATCTTGGAAGAGAGACACGGCGTCCGTTTTGTCGTGAGACG GATGTTTGATGAGCGAATCTTCACTG CTGCAGGGAAAGTTGCTAAGGAGGAAGGCAAGCAGGATGGCTCCTCCCCTGAAGACGGCTTCCCAGAAGGGCTTAGGGTGCCGAGCTCCGCCCTCGAGCTGGTCAGCAACACCCACAGCAGCAG ATCCACCAGTTCCTGTGTCAGTCCCTTGGCAGACTGTGAAGCAG ggCCTTCGGGAGACTGCGTACCTTTAAAAAAGGTCAAAACAGAGCCACCAGATGGAGAAATCATTCAGGTCACTGTACCAG AGAACACCGCAGCACCGGAGGAGCCAAACGAGCCTCAGGTTGAACTTGTGACCCCTGATCTCCGGCGCCCCCTGGAGCCTCTAGCAG TCGAAGAGCTGGTGCAGAAGTCAGCGTCGCAAGGTCTCAAAAGAGTTGTTGAAG AAGACATCGGAGAGATGATTCTCCAGCTGCGAAAGCAAGTGGAGAGCCTCTTCAGCACGAAATACG CGGAGGCTCTGGGCCTGCCCGAACCCGTGAAGGTACCCTACTCAAAGTTCCAGATGTATCCCGAGGACCTGTACGTCACAGGACTACCGGAAGGGATCACGTTCCGGAGACCGAACTGCTTCGGAGCAGCCAAACTTCGGAAGATTCTCAGTTCTAGTAACCAGATCCAGTTTTTTATCAATAG GCCAGATTTGCTAACTGAAACTCAACTGAAACATGAACCTCCATCGCAGGCGATTTGTGATCCAG CAGAATGCGATCCTAAAGACAGCCTGTTGGAAGACCCTGGACCCGCCGCCAAGAGACCGGGATTCTTAG ACAGCTTAGAGGCCAAACTGTCTCGCATCGACTTGGCCAACACACTAAGGGAGCAGGTCCAGGATCTGTTCAACAGGAAGTACGGCGAAGCACTGGGCATCAAGTATCCCGTGCAAGTGCCTTACAAGAGGATCAAGAGCAACCCTGGCTCGGTGATAATCGAGGGCCTGCCTCCGGGAATCCCCTTCAGGAAACCCTGCACGTTCGGCTCGCAGAACCTCGAGAGGATACTGGCGGTGGCTGACAAGATCTCCTTTACCATTATGAG GCCTTTCCAAGGACTTATTCCCAAACCAG CACCAAGAAGAATCACTTTATTGAAGAAGGCGTACTCGTCAATAAGTG AAGAGGAAGACATCAATCGCATGGGTGAAAAAGTTATATTGAGAGAACAAGTGAAGGAGCTGTTCAATAAGAAATACG gAGAAGCTCTAGGTCTGGACCGACCTGTCGTCGTCCCTTACAAGTTGATCCGAGCCAGTCCCGACTCCCTGGAGGTGTGCGGACTTCCAGAAGATATTCTTTTTAGAAACCCTAACACCTACGACATCATTCGATTGGAGAAGATTCTTGAGGCTAGAGATGACATAACTATCAATATCAAAACACCTTTACA gcCTTTTGTACAGCTTTGTCCACAGACTTCAAGTTCAG AATCAAATGAAGTCGCAGTGAATCGTCGCAAACGAAAACGAGTACTGGATAGCAGTCGAAGTGTCCCAGCTCCAGGAGCGGACCCTGCCAATTCAACCAACCAGATTCCAGTAATG CAATGGCCCATGTACATGGTGGACTACAGCGGAGTCAACGTGCAAGTTCCAGGCAAGGTTAAATACTAA
- the gtf2ird1 gene encoding general transcription factor II-I repeat domain-containing protein 1 isoform X6, translating into MAQLRKPGCDGMRLNSRAELRGPQTSARHEILTSLVSALDSVCTAMSKLNAEVACVTVHEDSVIAVGTEKGRIFLNSRKEIQTDFHKFCRVSCLQALNSISSHAKVPDTESSRTGKDGLPPAKQQRALTDAHSNIFVLRKMVEEVFSVLYSEAVGKSSLVPVPYEWIQKEPGAVLVHGLPDGVTLRRPADYDTKTLMKILEQSNRIRFIVKRVPDEAQRDGKSCPETNHHPSPAVKSASNHTPVKTPAQEVPASSSMLSSFLYGMPVPSQTHPDAKGDPKPSVLHTLVKERQAAWAPVDEKATPPKEATDNGERIALAGDVVQSPPSIHISKRLLFSIVHEKSEKWDAFIRETEDINTLRECVQILFNSRYAEALGLDHMVPVPYRKIACDPEAVEIIGIPDKIPFKRPCTYGVPKLKRILEERHGVRFVVRRMFDERIFTAAGKVAKEEGKQDGSSPEDGFPEGLRVPSSALELVSNTHSSRSTSSCVSPLADCEAGPSGDCVPLKKVKTEPPDGEIIQVTVPENTAAPEEPNEPQVELVTPDLRRPLEPLAVEELVQKSASQGLKRVVEEDIGEMILQLRKQVESLFSTKYAEALGLPEPVKVPYSKFQMYPEDLYVTGLPEGITFRRPNCFGAAKLRKILSSSNQIQFFINRPDLLTETQLKHEPPSQAICDPAECDPKDSLLEDPGPAAKRPGFLDSLEAKLSRIDLANTLREQVQDLFNRKYGEALGIKYPVQVPYKRIKSNPGSVIIEGLPPGIPFRKPCTFGSQNLERILAVADKISFTIMRPFQGLIPKPAPRRITLLKKAYSSISAEEEDINRMGEKVILREQVKELFNKKYGEALGLDRPVVVPYKLIRASPDSLEVCGLPEDILFRNPNTYDIIRLEKILEARDDITINIKTPLQPFVQLCPQTSSSESNEVAVNRRKRKRVLDSSRSVPAPGADPANSTNQIPVMQWPMYMVDYSGVNVQVPGKVKY; encoded by the exons ATGGCGCAGCTGCGGAAGCCGGGCTGTGACGGGATGAGACTGAACTCTCGTGCCGAGCTCCGCGGGCCACAGACATCTGCCAGACACGAAATCCTCACCAGCTTAGTGTCGGCGCTGGACTCTGTG TGCACCGCTATGTCCAAGCTGAACGCGGAGGTGGCCTGCGTCACCGTGCACGAGGATAGTGTGATCGCTGTAGGAACAGAAAAAGGGAGAATTTTCCTCAATTCCAGGAAAGAAATCCAGACAGACTTTCACAAATTCTGCA GGGTCTCCTGTCTGCAGGCATTAAATTCAATCAGCTCCCACGCCAAAGTTCCAGATACAGAAAGCAGCCGGACTGGTAAAGATGGTTTACCACCAGCTAAACAGCAGCGAGCCTTAACAGACGCTCACTCCAATATCTTTGTCCTGAGGAAGATGGTGGAAGAAGTCTTCAGCGTACTTTATA GTGAGGCTGTAGGGAAGAGCAGCCTGGTCCCCGTGCCTTATGAGTGGATTCAGAAAGAGCCTGGTGCTGTGCTCGTTCACGGCCTCCCCGATGGTGTGACCCTTAGAAGACCTGCTGATTACGACACCAAGACCTTAATGAAGATCCTGGAGCAGAGCAACCGCATTCGCTTTATCGTCAAACG AGTGCCAGACGAGGCCCAGCGCGATGGTAAATCCTGTCCGGAAACCAATCACCACCCCTCTCCTGCTGTTAAGAGTGCCAGCAACCACACGCCTGTTAAAACCCCCGCACAGGAAGTGCCTGCTAGCAGCTCCATGCTCTCCAGCTTCCTGTATGGAATGCCTGTGCCTTCCCAGACACACCCAGATGCTAAGGGCGATCCGAAGCCCTCGGTGCTGCACACCCTCGTCAAGGAACGGCAAGCAGCCTGGGCACCAGTCGACGAGAAGGCCACTCCACCCAAAGAGGCCACTGACAATG GTGAGCGGATAGCACTTGCAGGAGATGTCGTTCAGAGCCCTCCCAGCATCCACATCTCCAAACGCCTACTCTTTTCCATAGTGCATGAGAAATCAG AAAAATGGGACGCCTtcatcagagagacagaggacaTCAACACACTACGGGAGTGCGTGCAGATCCTGTTTAATAGTCGCTACG CTGAAGCGTTGGGTTTGGATCACATGGTCCCTGTGCCGTACCGGAAGATCGCCTGCGATCCGGAAGCGGTCGAGATCATCGGAATACCAGACAAGATTCCCTTTAAGAGACCTTGCACTTACGGAGTGCCTAAACTCAAACGAATCTTGGAAGAGAGACACGGCGTCCGTTTTGTCGTGAGACG GATGTTTGATGAGCGAATCTTCACTG CTGCAGGGAAAGTTGCTAAGGAGGAAGGCAAGCAGGATGGCTCCTCCCCTGAAGACGGCTTCCCAGAAGGGCTTAGGGTGCCGAGCTCCGCCCTCGAGCTGGTCAGCAACACCCACAGCAGCAG ATCCACCAGTTCCTGTGTCAGTCCCTTGGCAGACTGTGAAGCAG ggCCTTCGGGAGACTGCGTACCTTTAAAAAAGGTCAAAACAGAGCCACCAGATGGAGAAATCATTCAGGTCACTGTACCAG AGAACACCGCAGCACCGGAGGAGCCAAACGAGCCTCAGGTTGAACTTGTGACCCCTGATCTCCGGCGCCCCCTGGAGCCTCTAGCAG TCGAAGAGCTGGTGCAGAAGTCAGCGTCGCAAGGTCTCAAAAGAGTTGTTGAAG AAGACATCGGAGAGATGATTCTCCAGCTGCGAAAGCAAGTGGAGAGCCTCTTCAGCACGAAATACG CGGAGGCTCTGGGCCTGCCCGAACCCGTGAAGGTACCCTACTCAAAGTTCCAGATGTATCCCGAGGACCTGTACGTCACAGGACTACCGGAAGGGATCACGTTCCGGAGACCGAACTGCTTCGGAGCAGCCAAACTTCGGAAGATTCTCAGTTCTAGTAACCAGATCCAGTTTTTTATCAATAG GCCAGATTTGCTAACTGAAACTCAACTGAAACATGAACCTCCATCGCAGGCGATTTGTGATCCAG CAGAATGCGATCCTAAAGACAGCCTGTTGGAAGACCCTGGACCCGCCGCCAAGAGACCGGGATTCTTAG ACAGCTTAGAGGCCAAACTGTCTCGCATCGACTTGGCCAACACACTAAGGGAGCAGGTCCAGGATCTGTTCAACAGGAAGTACGGCGAAGCACTGGGCATCAAGTATCCCGTGCAAGTGCCTTACAAGAGGATCAAGAGCAACCCTGGCTCGGTGATAATCGAGGGCCTGCCTCCGGGAATCCCCTTCAGGAAACCCTGCACGTTCGGCTCGCAGAACCTCGAGAGGATACTGGCGGTGGCTGACAAGATCTCCTTTACCATTATGAG GCCTTTCCAAGGACTTATTCCCAAACCAG CACCAAGAAGAATCACTTTATTGAAGAAGGCGTACTCGTCAATAAGTG CAGAAGAGGAAGACATCAATCGCATGGGTGAAAAAGTTATATTGAGAGAACAAGTGAAGGAGCTGTTCAATAAGAAATACG gAGAAGCTCTAGGTCTGGACCGACCTGTCGTCGTCCCTTACAAGTTGATCCGAGCCAGTCCCGACTCCCTGGAGGTGTGCGGACTTCCAGAAGATATTCTTTTTAGAAACCCTAACACCTACGACATCATTCGATTGGAGAAGATTCTTGAGGCTAGAGATGACATAACTATCAATATCAAAACACCTTTACA gcCTTTTGTACAGCTTTGTCCACAGACTTCAAGTTCAG AATCAAATGAAGTCGCAGTGAATCGTCGCAAACGAAAACGAGTACTGGATAGCAGTCGAAGTGTCCCAGCTCCAGGAGCGGACCCTGCCAATTCAACCAACCAGATTCCAGTAATG CAATGGCCCATGTACATGGTGGACTACAGCGGAGTCAACGTGCAAGTTCCAGGCAAGGTTAAATACTAA